From one Marinifilum sp. JC120 genomic stretch:
- a CDS encoding PAS domain-containing sensor histidine kinase — protein sequence MHKNKKNFIILASILILIGVSVSVTQSYMLYRTFLDEQGRRLHELVQSQASLASEFFSHHDEDRLGVIYDFDSVIERLAKAQKQFEVESKSGEFTTAIKTDNAINFLVVDGRRVLTGDPLSQLGLDSNHAIPMQNALAGKTGTIIAKDYRGKIVLAAFTPVKNLKKDIGMVAKIDLSEIQRPFFVVTVEVFLVGAILITMGVILLYFFSDPFFKKLEKSEKEYRELVENANSFILRVNKDGIISFANSFAQKHFKLTKTKLVGLPLLSILTDTPDSEIATNSIQKVISFFGEGIGPHEHPFIDENGSVIWIAWRIKVNKNLDGSPSNILCIGNDITAKYNTLEQLKDSESRYRNIFENAPLAMVHFDTQGKISDCNNIFLDLMGSNRSKVIGFHTSEDSQPGMRQALKKALQGKYSVFEDIYTSVTGNKTLFLRAVFNPVIKHNPPYEVIATLEDITERKKVEIDLAESEQRFKGIAKASPVGIIITDLTGKVKYANERMLQICDVHYRELKTKGWTASIHPEDRDTIEYNWYKNVPTTTDRLEFRIIRDNGQPLWVLGQLVGLDNSNNEMSGYITTVTDITNVKETELEHKRLITAIDQAAEAIVITETSGTIVYVNPAFERITGYSVEEAIGNNPSILKSGEHDDSFYTDLWNTINQGQTWKGHFINLAKDGRRYTQEATIDPVRNEEGKIVSFVCVARDISNQLMVEAQLRQAQKLESIGELAAGIAHEINTPTQYVTTNMKFLSDSFTELINSLKQVSSIRQTINENSPTGTINDAMAKLIDDSEIAFLEEDIPNAIKESEEGLNRISEIVKSVKQLAHPGETQKNYYNLNEIINDAITVSANEWKYVATIRKNLQEDLPKVSCLKGEMGQVILNLIVNSAHGIESKNAATKEKGIITISSYLSDEQAVIEITDTGCGMPPQIIERAFDPFFTTKQVGKGTGQGLAIAHNVIVNIHNGRISIDSIENEGSTITVRLPINAPETGKA from the coding sequence ATGCATAAAAACAAAAAAAATTTTATCATTCTCGCGAGTATTTTAATTTTGATCGGAGTATCTGTCTCTGTGACACAATCATACATGCTCTATCGAACTTTTCTTGATGAGCAAGGGCGTAGACTCCATGAGTTAGTCCAAAGCCAAGCGAGCTTGGCGTCAGAGTTTTTTTCTCACCATGATGAAGATCGATTAGGGGTTATTTATGATTTTGACTCTGTCATAGAACGCCTGGCTAAAGCACAAAAACAATTTGAAGTTGAGAGCAAGAGTGGAGAATTTACTACAGCAATTAAAACGGACAATGCTATCAATTTCTTAGTTGTAGACGGCCGCAGAGTCCTTACTGGCGACCCACTTAGCCAATTAGGATTAGACTCTAATCATGCCATTCCAATGCAAAATGCTCTTGCGGGAAAAACAGGTACCATTATTGCGAAAGACTACAGAGGCAAAATAGTTCTTGCCGCATTTACTCCTGTAAAAAACTTAAAAAAAGATATTGGGATGGTCGCAAAAATCGATCTATCCGAAATACAAAGACCTTTCTTTGTAGTTACGGTTGAAGTTTTCCTAGTAGGTGCAATTCTTATAACTATGGGAGTCATACTCCTCTACTTTTTCAGCGACCCATTTTTCAAAAAACTGGAAAAAAGCGAAAAAGAATATAGAGAACTAGTAGAAAATGCTAATTCGTTCATTCTCCGCGTAAACAAAGACGGTATTATCAGTTTTGCAAACAGCTTTGCTCAGAAGCACTTTAAATTAACAAAGACCAAACTTGTTGGCTTGCCACTTCTTTCAATTCTGACCGATACCCCTGACTCCGAAATCGCAACGAACTCAATTCAGAAGGTAATAAGTTTTTTTGGTGAAGGAATCGGCCCTCACGAACACCCATTCATCGACGAAAACGGATCAGTCATATGGATTGCATGGCGGATAAAGGTAAATAAAAATCTTGACGGATCGCCTTCCAATATACTGTGCATAGGCAATGATATAACCGCAAAATACAATACTCTTGAGCAGTTGAAAGACAGTGAATCAAGATATCGTAACATTTTCGAGAATGCTCCATTGGCTATGGTTCATTTCGACACTCAGGGTAAAATTTCTGACTGCAATAATATTTTTTTGGATTTGATGGGCTCAAACAGAAGCAAAGTAATCGGATTTCATACATCAGAAGACAGCCAGCCGGGCATGCGTCAAGCTTTGAAAAAAGCATTGCAGGGTAAATACTCTGTATTTGAAGACATATACACTTCCGTAACTGGCAATAAGACTCTATTTTTACGTGCAGTATTTAATCCAGTCATAAAACACAATCCTCCTTATGAAGTAATAGCGACTCTCGAAGACATTACAGAGCGTAAGAAGGTAGAAATAGATCTTGCTGAAAGCGAACAGCGTTTCAAAGGAATAGCAAAAGCCTCGCCAGTTGGAATCATAATCACCGACCTCACAGGAAAGGTAAAATATGCCAATGAACGCATGCTCCAAATTTGCGATGTACATTACAGAGAACTTAAAACCAAAGGTTGGACAGCGAGTATACACCCTGAGGACAGAGATACTATAGAATACAACTGGTACAAGAACGTGCCGACCACTACTGACAGGCTTGAATTTCGAATCATTCGAGATAACGGTCAGCCACTCTGGGTACTTGGACAATTAGTAGGATTGGACAACAGCAATAATGAAATGTCCGGATATATTACGACAGTAACTGATATTACCAACGTAAAGGAAACTGAGCTTGAACATAAACGCCTGATCACCGCTATTGATCAAGCGGCCGAAGCTATAGTGATAACAGAAACTTCCGGAACAATAGTATATGTGAACCCAGCCTTTGAAAGAATTACCGGCTATTCAGTTGAAGAGGCTATTGGAAATAACCCCAGTATTCTTAAAAGCGGTGAACATGATGATTCATTCTACACGGACCTTTGGAATACGATAAATCAAGGACAAACGTGGAAAGGACATTTTATTAACCTCGCTAAGGATGGTAGGAGATATACACAGGAAGCCACTATCGACCCTGTAAGAAATGAAGAAGGTAAAATTGTCAGCTTTGTTTGTGTTGCCAGAGATATCAGCAATCAACTCATGGTTGAAGCACAGCTCAGGCAAGCTCAAAAGCTCGAATCCATTGGAGAACTAGCCGCAGGCATCGCTCACGAGATCAACACCCCGACTCAATATGTCACCACAAATATGAAATTCTTAAGCGATAGTTTTACCGAACTCATCAATAGCTTGAAACAGGTCAGTTCAATCAGACAAACCATAAACGAAAATTCCCCAACCGGCACAATCAATGATGCAATGGCAAAACTGATTGATGATAGCGAAATTGCTTTTCTTGAAGAAGACATTCCCAACGCGATAAAAGAATCTGAAGAAGGCCTCAACCGCATATCTGAAATAGTCAAATCCGTAAAACAACTGGCTCATCCCGGCGAGACCCAGAAAAACTATTATAACTTAAATGAGATCATCAATGACGCGATCACAGTCTCAGCAAATGAATGGAAGTATGTTGCTACAATCAGGAAAAATTTACAGGAAGATCTACCTAAAGTATCCTGCTTAAAAGGAGAAATGGGGCAAGTCATACTCAACCTGATAGTTAACAGTGCCCATGGCATTGAGTCCAAAAACGCAGCAACAAAAGAAAAAGGCATAATTACAATAAGTAGCTACTTAAGCGATGAACAGGCTGTTATAGAAATAACTGACACGGGCTGCGGAATGCCGCCTCAAATAATTGAAAGAGCTTTCGATCCTTTTTTTACGACCAAACAAGTCGGGAAGGGTACTGGCCAAGGCTTGGCAATTGCCCATAATGTGATCGTGAACATTCACAATGGACGTATATCAATAGATTCTATTGAAAATGAAGGCTCAACTATAACTGTAAGGCTGCCTATTAATGCGCCTGAAACGGGAAAAGCTTAA
- a CDS encoding PAS domain S-box protein, whose product MKDLSKMTREELLEEARNLRLSLNKTESPSLNLSNALCCSFEPPHQIEIDSLIEGLWMINEKGVTVFVNNTMASMLGYVPAEMIGKHLFRFVEESRTEQCKMRLKRRKKGIKDIYDFALMHKNNNPVYVRISSSPVKDEGGKYAGAIASIVDISDIHRLQSKLQAEFENAPIGIVHMDLQGNILRVNKVFVKMMGYSEGELTQKHFLDITHPHDREEYQTYKERVLSGQAEEKLVKRHITKEQLIIWLEVSFSVEHNEHGYPEYTVAYIEDITAQKRSEMVLQARLHLMHYAATNSLNDLLVEIANEVEKLTESSLGFFHFLNADESYVDLRSWSSKTTKESCKIKAPSTNYPLSVAGLWADCVRQKQTVIHNDFELIHRTRKFPKGHPQIQRELTTPIIRENRVVGVLGVGNKMTTYTEEDVRIVELLADFAWDIAERKRHEEILRENERKFKTYFELGLVGIAVLNPDRSWVYFNQQLCDLFGYAREELVKFDWTVFTHPDDVETNLSFYEDMMTGVVDQYHIEKRYVRKDRSIIYASVYTTCSRDVDGSVDFIMAHIMDITDRVKAEKELQEAKEIQDKILEGIGAGIIVIDPKTKVIESINSVALEMFKASENEVLGRTCDVFKWRNVEGKPLLSCPAVNNDVVDMQLRASCFDGTILPISKTVIVTKLKGKNKFFEIVFDTTERKDLERRLSLAQKMEAIGNLSSGIAHEINTPAQYLGDNIKFLNDSFESTLDFISFVRESCVKLEQVYCSEVEDKFKGEDLDYLLSEIPKAIEQSQDGVQRISSIVKAMKRFAHPGANLLQNIDINSIIKNTVTVCRNEWKYNSKVVFDLDSNLPPVPCFANDISQVFLNIIVNAAHANAEKYAESSEVGTILIKTFLDNKNVVIEIEDTGHGILEELLPKIFDPFFTTKEVGKGTGQGLTLCYSIVTEKHKGTIDFSSIVGNGTMCRIELPLYNIGEINEL is encoded by the coding sequence ATGAAAGATTTAAGTAAAATGACAAGAGAAGAGCTTCTTGAAGAGGCAAGAAATCTTAGGCTTAGTCTCAATAAGACTGAGTCCCCCAGTTTAAATCTTAGTAATGCACTTTGCTGTTCGTTTGAGCCTCCTCATCAAATTGAGATTGACAGTCTCATAGAAGGGCTGTGGATGATTAATGAGAAAGGGGTGACTGTCTTTGTTAATAATACAATGGCTTCGATGCTTGGTTATGTCCCTGCGGAAATGATCGGGAAGCATCTTTTTCGTTTTGTAGAGGAAAGCAGGACTGAGCAGTGTAAAATGAGGCTCAAGCGCAGAAAGAAGGGTATTAAAGATATTTACGATTTTGCCCTCATGCATAAAAATAATAATCCTGTGTATGTCCGGATATCAAGTTCTCCTGTCAAAGATGAGGGAGGTAAGTATGCTGGCGCTATTGCCAGCATTGTTGACATAAGCGATATTCATCGGTTGCAAAGCAAGCTGCAAGCAGAGTTTGAAAATGCTCCAATAGGTATAGTTCATATGGACTTGCAGGGTAATATTTTGCGAGTCAACAAGGTTTTTGTGAAAATGATGGGATATTCTGAGGGTGAGTTAACTCAAAAGCACTTTTTGGATATCACTCATCCTCATGATCGAGAGGAATATCAGACCTATAAGGAGAGAGTGCTTTCGGGGCAAGCAGAGGAAAAACTTGTCAAGCGGCATATAACAAAAGAACAGTTGATTATATGGTTGGAAGTATCCTTTTCCGTTGAGCATAATGAGCATGGATATCCTGAATATACTGTTGCTTATATTGAAGATATAACCGCTCAAAAGAGGTCGGAGATGGTCCTTCAGGCTCGGCTGCACCTAATGCATTATGCGGCAACCAACTCATTGAATGATCTTTTAGTTGAAATTGCAAATGAAGTTGAGAAATTAACTGAGAGCAGTTTGGGGTTTTTTCACTTTTTGAATGCTGATGAAAGTTATGTCGACTTGAGAAGCTGGTCGTCAAAGACAACAAAAGAATCATGCAAGATAAAGGCTCCTAGTACTAATTACCCGTTGAGTGTAGCTGGCTTATGGGCTGATTGTGTCAGACAGAAACAGACAGTTATTCATAATGACTTTGAGTTAATACACAGAACAAGAAAGTTTCCCAAGGGGCATCCTCAAATCCAGAGAGAGTTAACAACTCCAATAATTAGGGAAAATCGGGTTGTTGGGGTTTTGGGGGTCGGGAATAAAATGACAACCTATACAGAGGAAGATGTCAGGATTGTAGAATTGCTGGCTGATTTTGCTTGGGATATTGCGGAGAGAAAAAGACATGAAGAGATTCTGAGAGAGAATGAGCGGAAGTTTAAAACGTATTTTGAATTGGGATTAGTTGGTATCGCTGTATTAAATCCTGATAGAAGTTGGGTATATTTCAATCAACAGTTATGCGATTTGTTCGGATATGCCAGAGAAGAACTTGTGAAATTCGATTGGACTGTTTTTACGCACCCTGATGATGTTGAGACAAACCTATCGTTTTATGAGGATATGATGACAGGAGTTGTTGATCAGTACCATATTGAGAAACGATATGTCCGAAAAGATAGAAGCATCATATATGCATCTGTATACACGACTTGCTCTCGTGATGTGGATGGCAGTGTTGACTTCATAATGGCCCATATCATGGATATAACTGATCGGGTTAAAGCTGAAAAGGAACTTCAGGAAGCAAAAGAAATTCAGGATAAGATTCTTGAAGGTATAGGGGCTGGAATTATTGTAATTGACCCGAAAACAAAGGTGATTGAATCAATTAATTCAGTGGCGCTGGAAATGTTTAAAGCTTCTGAAAATGAAGTTCTGGGAAGAACTTGTGATGTTTTTAAATGGAGAAATGTTGAGGGAAAACCGCTCCTATCTTGTCCGGCAGTTAATAATGATGTTGTAGATATGCAATTACGTGCTTCGTGCTTTGATGGTACTATACTGCCTATTTCAAAAACGGTCATAGTCACTAAACTCAAAGGTAAAAACAAGTTCTTTGAGATTGTTTTTGATACTACAGAGAGAAAAGACCTTGAAAGACGCTTGTCTCTTGCCCAAAAAATGGAAGCAATAGGAAATTTATCTTCCGGCATTGCTCATGAAATTAATACCCCTGCTCAGTACTTAGGGGATAATATCAAGTTTCTTAATGATAGCTTTGAATCAACATTAGATTTTATTTCCTTTGTTCGTGAATCCTGTGTAAAATTAGAACAAGTGTATTGTTCTGAAGTGGAAGATAAGTTTAAGGGTGAAGATCTTGACTATCTCTTGAGTGAAATACCAAAAGCCATTGAACAGTCGCAGGATGGAGTGCAACGAATAAGTTCTATAGTAAAGGCCATGAAGAGGTTTGCACATCCGGGAGCGAATTTACTGCAAAATATAGATATCAATTCAATAATTAAGAATACAGTTACAGTGTGTAGAAATGAATGGAAATATAATTCTAAAGTTGTTTTTGACTTGGATTCAAATCTTCCTCCAGTTCCTTGCTTTGCAAATGACATAAGCCAGGTGTTTTTAAATATTATAGTGAATGCAGCCCATGCAAACGCTGAAAAATATGCGGAAAGTAGTGAAGTTGGAACTATTTTAATAAAAACTTTTTTAGACAATAAAAATGTTGTTATAGAAATTGAAGATACTGGGCATGGTATTCTGGAAGAACTTTTACCGAAAATCTTTGACCCTTTTTTTACAACCAAGGAAGTGGGCAAAGGAACAGGGCAGGGCCTGACTCTGTGTTACTCAATTGTTACTGAAAAGCATAAAGGGACGATTGATTTTTCAAGCATAGTTGGAAATGGTACCATGTGTAGGATTGAATTACCTTTGTACAATATCGGGGAGATAAATGAGTTATAA
- a CDS encoding response regulator, whose protein sequence is MSYKIRVLFVDDEPNVLAAIRRMLRSKHSEWDMAFAKSGKESLELFAENPFDVVVSDIRMPEMDGAELLQKIKDGYPNTIRIALSGQVGLNEVIRSIRAVHQYISKPCDANDLVAKIEGAIKSREVLNDVKMQKLVSEIDALPVIPHVFKSIEEELKSTEPSINKVAELISLDVGLVAKILKLINSPYFGLPSQVSSIFQAITMLGLDTIKALVLGTHLFSMYDEKTLPRLSLTMLWEHSFRVSNIARIIAEYENLERSKIVNLRMAGLLHDVGKLVLANSFPNKYQRVIDLVASDGEAVGKCEKQVFGTTHAEVGAYLMGLWGMSGEIVYGIGYHHSYEACDLSTPMLVSIADTIDHQCIIINKEYIRGVVNPNILNGGGSEKLKEWVDHIAKNWEGVVDFNVLDSEIIDQLRK, encoded by the coding sequence ATGAGTTATAAAATAAGAGTTCTCTTCGTTGATGATGAGCCAAATGTGTTGGCTGCAATCAGAAGAATGCTTCGTTCAAAGCACAGTGAATGGGATATGGCTTTTGCCAAATCAGGAAAAGAATCCTTGGAACTATTTGCTGAAAATCCTTTTGATGTAGTTGTTTCAGACATCCGTATGCCAGAGATGGATGGAGCTGAACTTTTACAAAAAATTAAGGATGGATACCCGAATACAATTCGCATTGCATTATCGGGACAGGTCGGTCTTAATGAAGTGATTCGCAGTATCCGTGCTGTCCACCAATATATATCAAAGCCATGTGATGCAAATGACCTTGTAGCCAAAATTGAAGGTGCCATTAAATCACGTGAAGTTCTAAATGATGTGAAAATGCAAAAACTTGTGTCTGAGATAGATGCACTGCCGGTAATCCCTCATGTTTTTAAGTCAATTGAGGAAGAACTTAAATCTACAGAACCATCAATAAACAAAGTAGCCGAACTGATTTCACTGGATGTAGGTCTTGTGGCTAAGATTTTGAAGTTGATAAATTCTCCATATTTCGGGTTGCCTTCGCAGGTTAGTTCTATTTTTCAGGCAATTACCATGCTCGGCTTAGATACAATTAAAGCGTTAGTCTTGGGGACACACCTCTTCTCCATGTATGATGAAAAGACACTTCCGAGATTGTCACTGACAATGCTTTGGGAGCACAGTTTTAGAGTTTCCAACATCGCTCGTATAATCGCGGAATATGAAAACCTTGAACGTAGTAAAATTGTTAATCTTAGGATGGCAGGTCTCTTACACGATGTGGGAAAGTTGGTGCTAGCCAACAGCTTCCCTAATAAATATCAGAGGGTTATTGATTTAGTAGCGAGCGACGGTGAGGCTGTTGGTAAGTGTGAAAAGCAAGTGTTTGGGACAACCCATGCAGAGGTTGGGGCATATCTTATGGGCCTATGGGGGATGTCGGGAGAAATTGTGTATGGAATAGGTTATCATCATTCATATGAAGCCTGCGACTTGAGTACTCCTATGCTGGTGTCCATAGCAGATACTATTGACCACCAGTGTATTATTATAAACAAAGAATATATTCGAGGAGTTGTGAATCCAAATATTCTTAATGGTGGAGGTTCAGAAAAACTTAAGGAATGGGTAGATCATATTGCAAAGAACTGGGAAGGAGTTGTGGATTTCAATGTCCTTGATTCAGAAATAATTGATCAGCTGAGAAAGTAA
- a CDS encoding response regulator, with translation MKLKILLVDDEPNVLSSLKRQLRNYYEVHTETDPEKALIEMNPRKAYAVVVSDYRMPQMNGIEFLKEVKLRCPETTRMILTGYADLENAIGAVNDGHVFRFLTKPCENNVLQENLKEAVNQYELVTGKRVLLEKTLKGSVELLTEITSLVNPEAGARINRVRRYVRYLANKKGVKDLWRYDMATMLSQLGTLILPPGTIDTLVSGEKLTPEQCEIFEMHPVVAKSLISKLPRLGSIAEMISYQLKGFDGSGTPRDGVEGEDIPLGGRILRIALDYDLYLNLDDNPSHGFAKLEEMVEVYDPELLYYLEGMLGVEARYEVKSLSIADLYPGMILYDDILSSKGALLLRKSLELDKDKIDRIYMFAEKVGITEPISVLVPS, from the coding sequence ATGAAACTTAAAATTCTTCTTGTTGATGATGAGCCTAATGTTCTTTCTTCGTTGAAAAGACAACTGAGAAATTATTATGAGGTTCACACTGAGACAGATCCGGAGAAGGCTCTGATTGAAATGAATCCCCGCAAAGCTTATGCGGTGGTTGTTTCAGATTACAGAATGCCGCAGATGAATGGGATTGAGTTTTTAAAAGAAGTCAAGTTGCGTTGTCCTGAGACAACAAGAATGATTCTTACTGGATACGCTGATCTTGAGAACGCTATTGGAGCTGTTAATGACGGTCATGTTTTCAGGTTTCTTACTAAACCTTGCGAAAATAACGTGTTGCAGGAAAACCTTAAGGAGGCAGTTAACCAGTATGAATTAGTAACCGGAAAACGGGTTCTACTGGAAAAAACTCTGAAAGGAAGTGTCGAGCTACTCACTGAGATTACTTCGCTTGTTAACCCGGAAGCAGGTGCCAGAATCAACAGGGTGCGCCGTTACGTCCGGTATCTGGCAAATAAAAAAGGCGTGAAGGATCTTTGGCGTTATGACATGGCAACCATGCTTTCTCAGCTCGGAACTTTGATTTTGCCTCCCGGAACCATAGATACGCTAGTAAGCGGTGAAAAGTTGACTCCAGAGCAGTGCGAGATTTTCGAAATGCATCCTGTTGTTGCCAAAAGTCTTATTTCCAAGCTGCCGCGTTTGGGATCGATTGCTGAGATGATCTCATATCAGCTTAAAGGATTCGATGGTTCTGGAACACCTAGAGACGGGGTTGAGGGAGAGGATATACCTCTTGGAGGTAGGATTCTGCGCATAGCTCTTGATTACGACCTCTATCTTAACCTTGATGATAACCCCAGCCATGGTTTTGCCAAACTTGAAGAGATGGTTGAAGTCTATGATCCAGAACTTCTTTATTATCTTGAAGGTATGCTGGGTGTTGAGGCACGATATGAGGTTAAGTCCCTGAGTATTGCAGATTTATATCCAGGAATGATTCTTTATGACGACATTCTTTCAAGTAAGGGGGCGTTATTGTTAAGAAAGAGCCTTGAATTGGACAAAGATAAAATTGATAGAATTTATATGTTTGCAGAAAAAGTTGGCATAACGGAGCCAATTAGCGTTCTGGTTCCTAGTTAG
- a CDS encoding response regulator translates to MSESYTSEKVLFVDDEPNVLKSYTRVLQSKFSVHTALGGEEALKVMRESGLFFTVIVSDVKMPGMNGIELLEKVRKIYPDTVRMVLTGYADLEMAMDAVNKGDIFRFLTKPCDADSLADAVISGIKQFRMVQDSRDLEGVRKLKEGLHGTLMAFTRLVEFRDPYTAGHMDRTANISAMIASRIGMDPDTIEGLRLAALVHDIGKIAVPSGILNKPGSLSEAEFSIIKTHPMVGAEIFETLVTHWPIQRIIREHHERIDGSGYPYGLKDDEILLESKVLAVSDFIDAVLTDRPYRRSLAKEKVIHLLEQGKGIKLDTECVEVGLALIREERINEDLYQQV, encoded by the coding sequence ATGTCAGAAAGTTATACATCTGAGAAAGTTTTATTTGTTGATGATGAGCCGAACGTTTTAAAAAGCTATACAAGAGTTTTGCAGTCCAAATTTTCAGTGCATACCGCCTTGGGTGGGGAAGAGGCTCTTAAGGTTATGCGTGAAAGTGGGCTTTTTTTTACGGTGATAGTCTCAGATGTGAAGATGCCGGGTATGAACGGTATCGAGTTGCTTGAAAAAGTGAGAAAAATATATCCTGATACAGTAAGAATGGTTCTTACCGGTTATGCTGATCTTGAAATGGCAATGGACGCTGTGAATAAAGGGGATATCTTCAGATTTCTGACTAAGCCATGTGATGCTGACAGCCTTGCCGATGCAGTAATTTCTGGAATCAAGCAGTTCAGGATGGTTCAGGATTCGAGGGACCTTGAAGGCGTGCGTAAATTGAAAGAAGGGTTACACGGAACTCTGATGGCGTTTACCCGCCTAGTTGAATTTCGTGATCCATACACCGCAGGACATATGGATCGCACTGCAAATATTTCGGCAATGATCGCATCACGGATAGGAATGGATCCAGACACTATCGAAGGATTGCGTCTGGCTGCCCTTGTTCATGATATCGGTAAAATAGCTGTGCCGTCTGGGATATTGAATAAACCAGGGTCATTAAGTGAGGCGGAGTTTTCCATAATTAAGACTCATCCGATGGTTGGTGCAGAGATTTTTGAGACGCTAGTCACTCACTGGCCCATTCAACGAATTATTCGTGAGCATCACGAACGTATTGACGGTTCTGGCTACCCTTATGGCCTTAAAGATGATGAAATCCTTCTTGAGTCCAAAGTTCTTGCTGTATCTGATTTTATTGATGCCGTACTTACGGATAGGCCATACCGAAGAAGTCTGGCTAAAGAGAAAGTTATTCATTTGTTGGAACAAGGGAAAGGTATTAAGCTTGATACTGAATGCGTTGAAGTTGGTTTGGCTTTGATCAGAGAAGAGCGGATAAATGAAGACCTGTATCAGCAGGTATAA
- a CDS encoding extracellular solute-binding protein, with protein MKFHQLQVLAFILILLTGCAKSPTQENPVTLTVYGDVNRVFDRSFNKTSTEIGSINDFMETHPEIKVKVIPEYSEWTIHEEALRMLRDPKAEQPDIIEMPGSWAASFAQEGLLLPIGKWYDSLPRREKMDFLQPAVIGYKYGNELYGLPALIGVQYLYGRKDLLPESGLPQTLEELVAATRYIKKKHNTQGLIFPSKGINLYKFYYTLLQIVLDGQEDEDRLAAHIATYKTFSILVKENQPDYDKFDHVVAEGEFRSGRAGMSINGNYVWYLLSLSKGVGFPVHPEHVTVGFLPMLGHETHRVNHIWTRGYAINKRTKHPQQALELLHHLTSERADFMRLKNKYILPARKSAEQYGENLPGMSPEPARALYARSKEDPGGLELNESPENWYATASKMLELLKEALKTDMETLKFARKILDIENGIMQ; from the coding sequence ATGAAATTTCACCAGCTACAGGTTCTAGCGTTTATTCTCATACTGCTCACAGGCTGCGCTAAATCTCCCACTCAGGAAAATCCGGTCACGCTGACCGTTTACGGGGATGTGAACCGTGTTTTTGACCGAAGCTTTAATAAAACCAGCACAGAAATCGGCTCCATCAATGATTTCATGGAAACCCACCCGGAAATCAAGGTTAAAGTTATCCCGGAATACAGCGAATGGACCATCCACGAAGAAGCCTTGCGTATGCTGCGTGATCCCAAAGCCGAACAGCCGGACATCATTGAAATGCCTGGAAGCTGGGCGGCCTCTTTCGCGCAGGAAGGGTTACTTTTGCCTATCGGTAAATGGTATGACTCACTTCCTCGCCGGGAAAAAATGGATTTCCTGCAACCAGCTGTAATTGGCTATAAATACGGGAATGAATTATACGGTTTGCCTGCGCTCATCGGGGTACAATACCTCTACGGACGCAAGGATCTGCTCCCGGAATCCGGTTTGCCCCAAACTCTTGAAGAGCTGGTGGCCGCTACCCGCTACATAAAAAAGAAACATAATACTCAGGGGCTGATCTTCCCTTCCAAGGGGATTAATCTTTATAAGTTTTATTACACCTTGCTTCAGATAGTGCTGGACGGTCAGGAAGATGAAGATCGCCTTGCCGCTCACATTGCCACCTACAAAACATTCTCCATTCTGGTAAAAGAGAATCAGCCTGATTACGACAAATTCGACCATGTTGTGGCTGAGGGAGAATTCCGCTCCGGGCGTGCGGGCATGTCTATTAACGGCAATTACGTCTGGTACTTGCTCAGTCTTTCCAAGGGAGTAGGCTTCCCGGTACACCCGGAACATGTGACTGTCGGTTTTCTACCCATGCTGGGACATGAAACACACCGCGTCAACCACATCTGGACCCGCGGCTATGCAATCAACAAACGCACTAAACATCCACAACAGGCCCTTGAACTACTCCATCACCTGACCTCGGAAAGGGCCGATTTTATGCGCCTCAAAAACAAATACATCCTGCCTGCCCGCAAATCCGCCGAGCAATACGGCGAGAATCTGCCCGGTATGTCCCCGGAACCGGCCCGGGCACTCTACGCCCGCAGCAAGGAAGATCCAGGAGGGCTGGAACTGAACGAATCCCCGGAGAATTGGTACGCAACAGCGAGCAAAATGCTCGAGCTGCTCAAAGAAGCACTAAAAACAGACATGGAAACGCTTAAGTTTGCCCGTAAGATACTGGATATAGAGAATGGAATAATGCAATGA